One window of Gemmobacter aquarius genomic DNA carries:
- a CDS encoding glycosyltransferase family protein translates to MLRELRLRTKRSIREHVVGGYEPLLKKTRLTETYDMLFYVCQFLEEVQEIEQIEGWRDRAGTAIIFVLESWTSTFDEYPREMRVLSKFDHVFVLNGSCVGKLQARIGAPVSQLNTATDCLRAAPSHPRPARSIDLLCIGRSDPVQHSQLQKAATAMGLFYHHEIWKKSWTDDWAGVRRQNAEMIKRSKYFLVWAPMAWRQKWKDGTSQDNALSTRYFEGAAGGAVILGSRPDCPEFDAAFDWPDAVIPLTDDPRALLSALDRDPLRVFRARHANVTQSLRRHDWAHRWLQILTTLGLAPTPAHIQRLTTLSDLSRGIDFIPARHGLKLERGLR, encoded by the coding sequence TTGCTTCGCGAACTTCGCCTTCGTACCAAACGCAGCATCCGCGAGCATGTCGTCGGCGGCTACGAGCCGTTGCTCAAGAAGACCAGACTGACCGAGACCTACGACATGCTGTTCTATGTCTGCCAGTTTCTGGAAGAAGTGCAGGAGATAGAGCAGATCGAGGGCTGGCGCGACCGTGCCGGAACCGCGATAATCTTCGTTCTGGAAAGCTGGACGTCGACATTTGACGAGTATCCACGCGAAATGCGCGTGCTCTCGAAATTCGACCATGTGTTCGTTCTGAACGGATCATGCGTCGGAAAACTCCAAGCGCGCATCGGCGCTCCGGTGAGCCAGCTCAACACCGCGACCGATTGCCTGCGTGCTGCCCCGTCCCACCCGCGCCCGGCCCGTTCGATCGACCTGCTTTGCATTGGCCGCTCCGATCCGGTCCAGCACAGTCAACTCCAGAAGGCCGCGACGGCGATGGGCCTGTTTTACCATCACGAAATCTGGAAAAAGAGTTGGACCGACGATTGGGCGGGCGTGCGGCGCCAGAACGCCGAGATGATCAAGCGCAGCAAGTACTTCCTCGTCTGGGCGCCCATGGCATGGCGCCAGAAATGGAAGGATGGCACCAGCCAAGACAACGCCCTTTCCACCCGCTATTTCGAAGGGGCCGCAGGCGGGGCCGTCATTCTTGGATCGCGCCCCGATTGCCCCGAATTCGATGCCGCCTTCGATTGGCCCGATGCCGTCATCCCCCTTACCGATGACCCCCGCGCCCTGCTTTCGGCGCTGGACCGCGATCCGTTGCGCGTGTTCCGCGCCCGACACGCCAATGTCACACAAAGCCTGCGGCGTCATGATTGGGCGCATCGCTGGTTGCAGATTCTTACGACGCTCGGCCTCGCCCCGACACCAGCACACATCCAGCGTCTGACCACACTCTCCGACCTGTCACGCGGCATCGACTTCATACCCGCCCGTCACGGATTGAAACTTGAAAGAGGATTGAGATGA
- the rfbC gene encoding dTDP-4-dehydrorhamnose 3,5-epimerase, with the protein MRFETTSLTDALIIHPVLHQDERGSFSRVFCAETFRAHGLRDVFPQTNHSTNLTRGTLRGMHFQNAPNAEVKLVRAVHGAIFDVIIDLRPDSPSLGKWQGFELSDTNRHILYVPEGFAHGFQTLTDGAEVTYQVSHPYVPGAEGGVRWDDPAFAIDWPLPVSVISAKDREWPFWQG; encoded by the coding sequence ATGCGTTTCGAGACAACTTCCCTGACCGATGCCCTGATTATCCATCCGGTCTTGCATCAGGACGAGCGGGGAAGTTTTTCCCGCGTGTTCTGTGCCGAGACCTTCCGCGCGCATGGTTTGCGCGATGTGTTCCCGCAGACGAACCATTCGACCAACCTGACGCGGGGGACGCTGCGCGGCATGCATTTCCAGAACGCCCCCAATGCAGAGGTAAAGCTGGTCCGGGCCGTGCATGGAGCGATTTTCGATGTCATCATCGACCTGCGACCCGACAGTCCGAGTTTGGGGAAGTGGCAGGGATTCGAATTGTCCGATACCAACCGGCACATCCTTTACGTGCCCGAAGGCTTTGCCCACGGGTTCCAGACGCTGACGGATGGGGCCGAGGTGACGTATCAGGTATCGCATCCTTATGTTCCGGGCGCAGAAGGGGGGGTGCGTTGGGATGATCCGGCATTCGCCATTGACTGGCCATTGCCGGTCTCCGTGATCTCGGCCAAAGACCGCGAATGGCCGTTCTGGCAAGGTTAG
- the rfbF gene encoding glucose-1-phosphate cytidylyltransferase — MKAVILAGGYGTRLSEETGTIPKPLVEIGNRPILWHIMKIYEASGITEFVVCCGYKGHMIKRYFTEYALTNADLTVDLSQNSITLNRRVSEPWQVTLVDTGQDTMTGGRLKRVGQYLGDETFCMTYGDGVANIDIRAAITFHNEQGTEATVTAVQQPGRFGALNLAPSGNRVSSFREKSILDGPVINGGFFVLEPTVLNRISGDDIMFEEEPLRGLVQDDQLSVYRHDGFWQNMDTLRDKHVLQDLWQTGTAPWRLWA, encoded by the coding sequence ATGAAAGCAGTCATCCTTGCCGGTGGCTACGGCACACGCCTGTCCGAAGAGACCGGTACCATCCCCAAACCACTGGTCGAGATCGGCAACCGTCCGATCCTGTGGCACATCATGAAGATCTACGAAGCCAGCGGAATCACCGAATTCGTGGTCTGCTGCGGATATAAAGGCCATATGATCAAGCGCTACTTTACCGAATATGCGCTGACCAATGCTGACCTGACGGTCGACCTGTCGCAGAACTCCATCACCCTGAACCGACGCGTCTCAGAACCGTGGCAAGTCACTCTTGTCGACACCGGGCAAGACACGATGACCGGAGGCCGCCTGAAACGGGTCGGTCAATATCTCGGGGACGAGACGTTTTGCATGACCTATGGCGACGGCGTCGCCAACATCGACATCCGCGCGGCCATAACCTTTCATAACGAACAGGGCACCGAAGCCACCGTAACTGCCGTCCAGCAACCGGGCCGTTTCGGCGCGCTCAATCTGGCACCGTCGGGAAACCGCGTTTCGAGTTTCCGCGAAAAGAGCATCCTCGATGGTCCGGTCATCAACGGCGGCTTTTTTGTGCTGGAACCCACCGTGCTAAACCGCATCAGCGGTGACGACATCATGTTCGAGGAAGAACCCCTGCGCGGGCTGGTGCAGGACGACCAGTTGTCCGTCTACCGGCACGATGGCTTCTGGCAGAATATGGACACCCTGCGCGACAAGCATGTGCTGCAAGACCTGTGGCAAACGGGCACCGCCCCGTGGAGGCTTTGGGCATGA
- a CDS encoding NAD(P)/FAD-dependent oxidoreductase, giving the protein MEQVDCTIIGAGVVGLAIARRMALQGREVLILDRASTFGTETSARNSEVIHAGLYYDPNSHKARLCIRGRDLLYAYLRERDLPHRQCGKLIVATTRDQIPMLETIAARALGCGAGALTLIDRTEALTLEPALECHAALLSPMTGILDSHAYMQSLLADAESHGAMLACYTMVTGGLITGSGFVLETLGPGGETLTLHTRTLINAAGHGAAPFAARLQGYDPALVPQTWMARGQYFTCTGRNRFSRLIYPVPEPGGLGIHLTLDLQGSMRFGPDVAWIETLDYTPDPSRLTHFADEISRYWPALPIESLSPSFCGIRPKLSPAGAPAADFRIDTPSIHGVPGLVQLYGIESPGLTASLALAEMVCQSLRGDPPS; this is encoded by the coding sequence CAGAATGGCATTGCAGGGCCGGGAAGTACTGATCCTCGATCGCGCTTCGACCTTCGGCACCGAAACCAGTGCCCGCAACTCAGAGGTAATCCACGCAGGCCTTTATTACGACCCGAACAGCCACAAGGCGCGGCTATGTATCCGCGGGCGCGATCTGCTTTACGCCTATCTACGCGAGCGTGATCTGCCGCATCGGCAATGTGGAAAACTGATCGTCGCCACCACTCGCGACCAGATTCCGATGTTGGAAACCATCGCCGCCCGCGCGCTCGGCTGCGGCGCGGGTGCGCTGACGCTGATAGACAGGACCGAAGCCCTCACCCTCGAGCCTGCACTCGAGTGTCATGCCGCCCTCCTTTCCCCGATGACCGGCATTCTCGACAGCCATGCCTATATGCAGTCGCTGCTAGCCGACGCCGAGAGCCATGGCGCAATGTTGGCTTGCTATACGATGGTTACGGGCGGCTTGATCACAGGCAGCGGCTTTGTACTGGAAACTTTAGGCCCTGGTGGTGAAACGCTCACACTCCACACGCGCACGCTGATCAATGCAGCGGGGCATGGCGCAGCGCCCTTCGCCGCGCGTCTGCAAGGTTACGATCCTGCGCTCGTGCCTCAGACATGGATGGCACGGGGCCAATATTTCACCTGCACCGGACGGAACCGCTTTTCGCGGCTGATCTACCCTGTCCCCGAACCGGGCGGACTCGGGATACATCTGACGCTCGACCTTCAGGGGTCGATGCGCTTCGGCCCCGATGTCGCATGGATCGAAACATTGGATTACACGCCCGATCCGTCCCGACTCACCCATTTCGCCGATGAGATTTCCCGCTATTGGCCAGCTTTGCCAATTGAAAGCCTGTCTCCCTCATTTTGTGGAATTCGACCCAAACTCTCGCCAGCAGGCGCGCCCGCGGCCGATTTCCGCATCGACACGCCATCGATACATGGCGTGCCCGGTCTCGTCCAACTTTACGGAATCGAAAGCCCCGGACTGACGGCCTCGCTCGCGCTCGCTGAAATGGTTTGTCAGTCTTTGCGCGGCGATCCGCCAAGCTAA
- a CDS encoding NAD-dependent epimerase/dehydratase family protein, whose amino-acid sequence MTRTLGRILVTGADGYIGAVLCPILMEQGYTVIGLDTGFYRRGWLYSDGKPRPMILTRDHRNITVNDLCGFDAVVHLAELSNDPLGENDPDLTLAVNHRGSVALAEKAKTAGVPRFVYASSCSIYGAGDDTWRTEESATAPQTAYARCKILVEQDVKALTDDSFTPVFLRNATAYGASPRQRFDIVLNNLCGLAHCTGEIRMTSDGMPWRPIVHVRDISAAIVSALRADPAAIAGEAFNVGRDDGNYRIREIAEIVGRAFPKAKITFGSDGGDTRSYRVSFAKIRRHMPDFECTWDAQRGAQELAALFSRINLTGTEFLSDPFTRLKELRYLQDTGQVDQSLFWTEAAPAA is encoded by the coding sequence ATGACCAGAACATTGGGGCGCATCCTCGTCACCGGAGCCGATGGTTACATCGGGGCCGTCCTTTGCCCGATACTCATGGAGCAAGGCTATACCGTCATCGGGCTCGACACCGGTTTCTACCGGCGCGGCTGGCTCTATTCCGACGGAAAGCCTCGCCCGATGATCCTGACACGCGATCACCGCAACATCACCGTCAACGACCTGTGCGGGTTCGATGCCGTGGTGCATCTGGCCGAATTGTCGAACGACCCGCTCGGGGAAAACGATCCCGACCTTACGCTTGCGGTCAATCATCGTGGCTCGGTCGCACTGGCCGAAAAGGCGAAGACCGCAGGCGTTCCGCGCTTCGTCTATGCCTCGTCTTGCTCGATCTACGGGGCGGGCGACGATACATGGCGCACCGAAGAGTCCGCCACGGCACCGCAGACTGCCTATGCCCGCTGCAAGATACTTGTCGAACAGGATGTGAAAGCCCTGACCGACGACAGCTTCACCCCGGTTTTCCTGCGCAATGCCACCGCCTATGGGGCCAGCCCGCGCCAGCGCTTCGACATCGTCCTGAACAACCTGTGTGGCCTTGCCCACTGCACCGGCGAGATCCGCATGACCTCGGACGGCATGCCATGGCGGCCAATCGTCCATGTGCGCGACATCTCGGCCGCGATCGTCAGTGCCCTCCGCGCCGATCCAGCGGCCATCGCAGGCGAGGCATTCAACGTGGGGCGCGACGATGGCAATTACCGCATCCGCGAAATTGCCGAGATCGTCGGGCGAGCCTTTCCGAAAGCAAAGATCACCTTCGGTAGCGACGGTGGCGACACGCGATCCTACCGCGTTTCCTTCGCCAAGATCCGCCGCCATATGCCCGACTTCGAATGCACATGGGATGCACAGCGTGGCGCGCAGGAACTCGCCGCGCTGTTTTCGCGCATCAACCTGACCGGCACCGAATTCCTGTCCGACCCGTTTACGCGGCTCAAGGAACTTCGCTACCTGCAAGACACCGGACAGGTCGATCAAAGCCTTTTCTGGACCGAGGCCGCACCTGCCGCGTGA
- a CDS encoding NAD(P)H-dependent oxidoreductase produces MILIDNALQRLAADRKVPIRIAMIGAGFMAKGVLHQLLTVHSESIRIVGISNRTPQHAVDLLRAENAPFRLCDSPLSLRRVLASGDIAITDDPVLLASADGIDLVLDVTGAIEDSLPPVLSAIEHGKHVVLMNAELDGTVGPILKRMADAAGVVFTNVDGDQPGVEMNLWRFVRGIGLRPVLCGNIKGLHDPYRTPATQAEFARRWGQKPEMVTSFADGTKISFEQAIVANATGMTIARRGMLGYTVEAGTPITEAAKLFDPELLLQGPGIVDYITGASPGPGVFVLGTTDDPVQRHYLDLYKLGSGPLYCFYTPYHLCHFEVPNTIARAILFNDAACAPIAGPLVEVVATAKRDLAAGDTIGGLGGFDVYGLTETAAMTTHQNLLPIGVAVGCRLKRAIPQDQILTYADVERPPGRLVDMLRDRQAQVFPTVPAPVRSLQPVS; encoded by the coding sequence ATGATCCTGATCGACAACGCCTTGCAACGACTCGCAGCGGACAGAAAGGTTCCCATTCGCATTGCAATGATTGGCGCGGGTTTCATGGCCAAGGGTGTCTTGCACCAACTGCTTACGGTCCATTCCGAGAGCATCCGCATCGTCGGCATCTCGAACCGCACCCCGCAACATGCCGTCGATCTGCTGCGCGCGGAAAATGCGCCCTTCCGACTGTGTGACAGCCCGCTTTCACTGCGCCGCGTTCTTGCCTCGGGCGACATCGCCATTACCGACGATCCGGTTCTCCTCGCCTCTGCCGACGGGATCGACCTAGTACTCGACGTGACCGGGGCTATCGAAGACTCGCTGCCCCCCGTCCTTTCCGCCATCGAACACGGCAAACATGTCGTGCTGATGAATGCCGAACTTGACGGTACCGTCGGCCCGATCCTGAAGCGCATGGCCGATGCGGCGGGCGTCGTCTTCACCAACGTCGACGGTGACCAGCCGGGGGTCGAGATGAACTTGTGGCGCTTCGTGCGCGGCATCGGCCTGCGCCCCGTCTTGTGCGGCAATATCAAAGGATTGCACGACCCCTACCGCACCCCTGCGACGCAGGCAGAATTTGCACGCCGCTGGGGCCAAAAGCCCGAAATGGTTACCAGCTTCGCCGATGGCACCAAGATCTCGTTCGAACAGGCCATCGTCGCGAATGCGACCGGCATGACCATCGCCCGTCGCGGCATGCTGGGCTACACCGTCGAGGCAGGTACCCCGATCACCGAAGCGGCCAAGCTTTTCGATCCGGAATTATTGCTGCAGGGCCCCGGCATCGTCGATTACATCACCGGCGCCTCACCCGGCCCCGGCGTCTTTGTGCTGGGCACCACCGACGATCCGGTCCAGCGCCATTATCTCGACCTCTACAAATTGGGGTCAGGCCCGCTTTACTGCTTCTACACGCCCTACCACCTGTGCCATTTCGAGGTCCCCAACACGATCGCCCGCGCCATCCTGTTCAACGACGCCGCCTGTGCGCCCATAGCAGGCCCGCTGGTGGAAGTGGTCGCCACTGCCAAGCGCGATCTGGCCGCAGGCGACACGATCGGCGGACTGGGCGGCTTCGATGTTTACGGGCTGACTGAAACCGCCGCCATGACAACCCACCAGAACCTGCTTCCGATCGGAGTAGCGGTGGGCTGCAGGCTGAAGCGTGCAATCCCGCAGGACCAGATCCTGACCTATGCCGATGTCGAACGCCCGCCCGGCCGCCTTGTCGACATGCTGCGTGACCGTCAGGCGCAAGTCTTCCCGACGGTCCCGGCGCCGGTCCGATCGCTGCAACCCGTGAGCTGA